In the genome of Carnobacterium viridans, one region contains:
- a CDS encoding HD domain-containing protein: MTEPKWKQDLEYVALIEDLLECEEVKKLNDYTQHHFTTRLDHSISVSYISYCIAKKHNLDARATARAGLLHDLFYYDWRTTKFDEGTHAYVHPRMACENAKKLTELSDLECDIIIKHMWLATVALPKYKESYIVTFVDKYCAVKEVAVPLTGKMRSSVKNAWARLKPAAVQ, from the coding sequence ATGACCGAACCAAAATGGAAGCAAGATTTAGAATACGTTGCACTTATCGAGGATTTATTGGAATGTGAAGAAGTAAAGAAACTTAATGACTATACTCAACATCATTTTACTACAAGACTAGATCATTCAATTAGCGTATCTTATATCAGTTATTGTATTGCTAAAAAACATAATTTGGATGCTAGAGCTACAGCTCGTGCAGGTTTGCTTCATGATTTGTTTTATTATGATTGGAGAACAACGAAATTTGATGAGGGAACTCATGCATATGTACACCCTCGCATGGCTTGCGAAAACGCAAAAAAATTAACAGAACTAAGTGATTTAGAGTGCGACATTATTATTAAACACATGTGGCTAGCTACTGTAGCTCTTCCAAAGTATAAAGAAAGTTACATTGTAACGTTTGTTGATAAATATTGTGCAGTAAAAGAAGTCGCTGTTCCATTGACTGGAAAAATGAGAAGCTCTGTAAAGAACGCTTGGGCTCGTTTGAAACCAGCTGCAGTACAATAA
- a CDS encoding GNAT family N-acetyltransferase → MIEVTFTKQKALIRKASSEDLPEMVDIYNKAILTGGITCDLDPFTVEERKSWFESHQIEKYPLFVYEVDGKVAGYSHLSGYRVGRRAVEQVAEISYYVNSDYRKRGIGSKLVDYALQQAKEIGYLNVIAMIVEGNGASEYILGKFGFQQWGRMPKIADFNGALHDHLYYGLKIN, encoded by the coding sequence ATGATAGAGGTAACGTTTACCAAACAAAAAGCACTTATTAGAAAAGCTAGTTCAGAAGATTTGCCAGAAATGGTAGATATCTATAATAAGGCCATACTTACAGGAGGCATCACCTGTGATCTTGATCCATTTACAGTAGAAGAAAGAAAATCATGGTTTGAGTCTCATCAAATAGAAAAATACCCACTGTTCGTTTATGAAGTTGATGGAAAGGTTGCCGGATATAGTCATTTAAGTGGATACCGAGTAGGAAGAAGAGCGGTAGAACAGGTAGCTGAAATTAGTTATTATGTAAATAGTGATTATCGAAAGCGTGGAATTGGATCAAAGTTAGTTGATTATGCGCTACAACAAGCTAAAGAGATTGGTTACTTAAATGTTATTGCGATGATCGTAGAAGGTAATGGAGCAAGTGAATACATTCTTGGGAAATTTGGTTTTCAACAATGGGGAAGAATGCCAAAGATAGCTGATTTTAACGGAGC